One genomic window of Trichlorobacter lovleyi includes the following:
- a CDS encoding P-II family nitrogen regulator — MKLVEAIIKPFKLDEVKDALNEIGIEGITVSEVKGFGRQKGHTELYRGAEYVVDFIPKVKLEIAVSDDLVAKVVESIQNTAKTGRIGDGKIFVIGLEEAVRIRTGETGGEAI; from the coding sequence ATGAAACTGGTAGAAGCGATCATCAAGCCGTTCAAACTGGATGAAGTCAAGGATGCCCTGAACGAAATCGGCATCGAGGGAATCACGGTCAGCGAGGTCAAGGGATTCGGACGCCAGAAAGGCCACACGGAGCTGTACCGTGGCGCCGAATATGTCGTTGACTTCATCCCCAAGGTAAAACTGGAGATCGCTGTTTCTGACGACCTGGTGGCCAAGGTGGTTGAGAGCATCCAGAACACAGCCAAGACCGGTCGCATCGGTGATGGCAAGATTTTTGTCATCGGCCTGGAAGAAGCCGTACGTATCCGCACCGGCGAGACCGGTGGCGAAGCAATCTAA